The Hymenobacter sp. DG01 sequence CACGGCCCGGGGCGGCACCTTGGCGCTGCTGAGGTTGCGGAAGGTAATGGCGAACCAGGCTACCAGAATCAGGAGGGAAGCCAGCTGGTTGCCCAGCTGAAACAGCACGTAGCCGAAGGTGGCGTCAAAGTCGCGGACGTAGGAGGCCAGCAGGGCCAGGGCCGCGTCGGAGAGAAACGCCAGCATGGAGAGCAGCCCCGTGGCCAGCAGCAGCCCCAGGGAGCGGGCCCGCTCCTTCAGCACTTTGTGGAACCGGTCGGTGTGGCGGCTGGGCCGAATCTGCCAGAGTTGGTTCAGGGAGCTTTGGATGACGCCGAACAGGGTAGTGGCAATGAAAAGCAGAAAGCCGAAGCCCACCCACGTTACCCAGCGGCTGCGCTCTATATTGCTCACATTCTGCAGAATCTGCTCTACTAAGCCGGCCGCCGAGTAGCCCAGCAGGTGCGAGAGTTTGGTGAGCAGCAGCGTCCGGACCTGGGAGGTAGAGTACAGAGAGCCCAGCAGCTGAATCAGGATAATCAGGATGGGCGGCAGGGCAAACGTGGTAAAAAAGGCCGTGGCCGCGCCCAGGCGCAGCGGGTCGTTGGCCCCGAATTCCCGGGCCGCGCGGCGCAGCAGCAGCAGGAAATCTGTCAGGAAGTTGCCTCGGGCTCGGCCCGGCGGGTGTACTTTTGTCATTTCAGATGCGTAGGAACCAGAAACAGATGGCCGGCTCTGGCGCCATCCACGAAGGTAACGCCCCACCCGCGCATCACCCAGCCCTTGTGGCTTTAACTTCTCCGCCTGTGACTGAACCCTCCGAATCTGCCCTGCCCATTACGCCGCCGGTTGCCCCGCCCCAGGGCTGGGTGCGGCGCCGCATCGTGCAGCCGGTGCTAGGACTGCTCAGCCAGGGCCTTACCGCGCACCAGCTGGCCCTCACCGTCGCGCTGGGCACTTCGTTCGGTCTGGTGCCCATGCTGGGTATTACTACCCTGCTAGCCACCTTCACGGCCGTGCGCCTGCGCCTGAATGTGGCAGCCATTCTGCTGATTGCCCACCTCTGGAGCCCGGTGCAGCTGCTGCTCATTATCCCGTTTATGAGCCAGGGCGCCAAGCTCTGGGGTAGTCACAGCCCGGCCCTTACCCTGGAAAAGCTGCAGTACCTGTTTGCCCATAGCTGGGCCGAGGCACTACGCCTGCTCTGGCACGCCATGTTGGGCGGGCTGGCCTTGTGGGCGGGGGGCTGCCTGGTGCTGGCCCCGCTCCTGTACTTTGTGCTGCGGCCGGTATTGGCCCGTTTTATCAAATAGCTGCCGGGGTAGCCCTAAAAACTTCGCCCTGCCGTGTCCGGCGCTGGCAGGCGGCCGGAATACAGCAGGGCGAAGGATAAAGAATTCCAGCCACCGGCCGGATGAGGGCAGGGCGCTTAGGCGCGCTGGTACACGGGGGTAGTCTGGAGCAGGTACTGAATGAGCGGCTCCTCGGAGGCGGGGTCAATCAGCATGAGGTCCACGAACTGCGTCTCGCCAATCTTGCCCTGAATAACCGGGCCCAGGTCCTGCAGGAAAGCCGGGTCCTGCTGCTCCGTGTCAATGGCCACCAGCAGGCGGGCCTCCGCCGGGTTGTGCTGCATGCGCATTTCGGCCAAGTACACGTTGCGGATGTGGGACTGGGTAGCGCTGTACTCGCGCAGGGCATCCATTAGCTCAGTGGGCTCGGGCTCCGGCTGGTGCAGCGACACCTGCAAATCCTGGGGGTTGGGCATTTCAAAGAGCTGCCCGCTGAGCAGGGCCTGAATTTCATCGGCGGCCAACAGCTTGCCTACGGCCGAGAAGGGGTTGAGGGCACACTCGGCGCCCTGCACCATTGTGAAGAAGTCGTGGCCCCGCAGGCGCATGTAGGTTACGCTGCCTTCGGGCACGGCGCCGTTGTCGAAAATGCGCTCAACAGCCGTGAAAACCGCAATTTTGCCGTCGTGCAGGGCCTGCAGCTGTACTTCCATTCCTTCGGTGGGCGTAATCTCGCCGGGCTCCTGGCCTTCGCGGGCGGACAGCACTACCACCACTTCCTCACCGAGCAGGGCCTGGTAGAAGGGGCTGCGGAACTGAGCGTCCACGGCCGCCTGCATCAGCAGCTGCTCCAGAATATTGAGAGGCTGGAAATCGGGCAGCTGGGAAGCTTCTTCGCCAAAGGTACCCGGCAGCGGGATGGGCGGTGCCGGCGGAATGTGAGGCATGGGCGGCGCGGCCGGGGCCGGCGGCATCTGGTAGTTAGAGCCTTTATAACGCGGACCGCTGGGGGTAGCCGGTTCCGTGGAAGCGGGCGTAGCCGCATTATCGGTAGCCGGAGTAGGGGTAGGGGCAGACGCGGGAGCGTCTTCGGGTTTCTTTTTCAGGAAGTCAAACAGACCCATAACAAAACATACAGATGAAGCTGCAAGCTAAGCAGGTTTAGGGGAAGATGCACCTGCGGTGAACTGGTGAGATAGTGAAATAGTGAGTTTGCCATGCCATAGGGCCGAGGGGCGCGGGTTTGCACCCCGCCTCCTCCCTTAGGACCTCGCGCCCATCAAACTCACTATCTCACCATCTCGTCTCTACTGTCCGTCGGAGCCATTGCAGCGGCCCAGCAACTCCGAGGCTTCCCGGATAGTGTAGGGCTGGTTCTGGTTGCCCCAGTTGGTTTGCAGGAAGTTCAGCAGGTTAGTAATCTGGGAGTCCGTCAGGTCCTCGTGGCCGGGCATTACCTGGTTGTAGGCTACCCCGTTCACTGTCATGGGGCCTTTCATGCCCTTCCGGATGATGCACGGTAGCTCGGCGCGGTGCCGGGCTACGTAGTCGGCAGCGGCTACCGGCGGAATCAGGCGCTGCAGGCCCTGGCCCTGGTCGCCGTGGCAGTTCGAGCAGTGGGCTGCGTACAGCTTGGCGCCCTCGTTCTGGCGCTCGGTGAAGCAGCCCCCAAGGCTAAGCACTACCATGGCTCCGCCGCTGACCAGCGCGGCCCAGCCGTTGCGCGTCAGACGGGATGCGCGCGGGTTCATTTGGCCGCCGTCTGCTGGTTTTCAGCCTCTTCCTTGAGCAGGATGGGCAGGTCGTGAATCAGCTGATCTACCTGGCTCTCCACCATGCCATCGTACACCCCGCGCACGCGACGCTTCGAGTCCACCAGGGCAAAGGAGCCGTCGTGGGCGTAGCCACCGGCCGCTTTCTTATCTATCTGCGCGGCGGCCATGTACGCTTTAGCCAAAGCAAAAACGGTATCGTGGGGGGCCGTGGCAAAGTGCCAGCGCGAGGCATCATTCACGCCCAGGCGCTGGGCATAATCCCGCAGCACGGGGATGGAGTCGTGAGCCGGATCAATGGTATGGCTCAGGAACAGCACGTTGGGGTTGCCCTCAAACTTTTTGTACACGCGCAGCATCTCGCTCTGCATCTTGGGGCAGATGTCGGGGCAAGAGGCAAAGAAGAAGTCAGTGACGTAAACCTTGCCCGCAAACGTCTGGTTCGTAATCGTTTGTCCGTCCTGGTTGGTGAGGCGGAACGAGGGAACCGGGTCGGGCAGCGTATCAGCCGGAGTGCTGGGCTCAGTGAGCTTGATGCCCAGAATGGGCAGGCGGTCGGCTTCGGCGGGTTTTTCGGTGCAGGCAAACGGCAGCACTCCGGCCGCGGCCAGCAGGGTAGCAAGCACAGCGGTACGCAAAGCGGGCAAACGCATCATAAGCGAGGAAATCATTAGCGGGCAGAGGAAGAGGTAGAGGATGCCGTCAGGAGGAGGCGGGCCGAGTCCTGACTGGCCCGAAACAGGCGGCCAACGGAATCAATGCGCTGCTGCTGAACGGCATAATAGGTGAGCCGGCTCGCCACCTCTACGGTATCCTGGGGGCGGCGGTAGCGGTGCATCCAGGTCATCATGCCGGCTTCGGCGGCCAGCAGCGCCCGGCGGCTGCGGCCAGCGGCCGCCGTGTCGGTGGGTGGGGTTTTCTGCAGCTGCTGGCGCAGCTCGTACAGCTGGCCCAGTTCGGCCATCAACTCGTTGTGGCGGGCAAGCACGGCTTTTTCAGCGGCCTCCGCTTTCTGCTCGTCGCTTTGCAACGACAGGCAGGCCGACAGAAACACCAGGGCTGATAAGAAAGCAAATCGGAGCGTTTTCACGGCGCGAAGGTACAACCGGATCGGGGAGTGTGGGGTGATAGAACCGGCAAAAGCAGAATCGGTTCGGGTCTGGCCGGCAACCTGCTCACCAGCAAGCGTTACCGGAAAAAGGCTATTTCACGCAAATAAGTTCGGGCCCGACTGCAGCCTCGTCGGCAATAAAAAGCCCCGGTACCAATAGGCCGGGGCTTTGTAGAGTCGCAAGAAAAAACTACGGAAAATAGGCCGGGCACTTACGCCTGCTCCTGCTCCCGCAAATAGGCCAGCATATGGCTCAGGGTCAGTTCCTGGTGGGCCACCATGTTCAGCAGGCTCCGCTCGTAGGGGGCCAGCACCTGGCCAGAGTCATGGGTTAAGGCCAGCGCGGCCGCCACAATGCGCTGGTTGCCTTCCTCTGAATCAAGGAGGGAAGGATACTGACTCAACCAGAGAAGAAACAAAAAATTCATGCGTAAAAATGGCAGCCCCCTTTCGCATTGCAAACTCAACAGCTTAGGGTTCAGGGCGAACAGGAGCGGCCAGCGGACGAAGGGGGGCAAACCACCGACGAACGGCTTCGGCCCCTGCTCTTAAAACGCCTGCTGCAGTAGCTGATACAGGATAGAGCCCAGCTTCCAGGCACCCCACACCAGGGCTCCGCCCAGGGCCAGCAGCAGCAACGCTACCCCTATCATCAGCCCCTTGCCGCTGCCCTGATACTTGCCCTCGGCGTAGTGGCGGCGCAGCAGCTCCACGTTGCGGTTGTTGGCTTTATAGGCGAAGTGATTTATGACATAAATAATATGTGTCTGTTGCCTCTGTGCCCATTTTATTCAGCCTTATATGTGCCTTGTGTCAAATATGAGAGCTGTTTTTGATACATTTGGTAAATTATAGTGTGGTAGTGTGGGTTGATTGTAAATTGTATAATATCGAGTTGATTGCTTGTGTAATTATCTGTTGAGTGTAGTCGAAGAGGATGCTTTGCAAGTATAGGCGAAGTTGCGAGACTAGTTAAAACGCCAGTGCTTATCTGTCAAACCGGGTAAGCACTGATGCTTATCATAAGAGCACTAAGTAGCCTCAGGTGTCGCTGCATCCTCCTGTAAGTCAGTTAATATCTCATCGATACAATGAGTTCGACACCAGCTGTTGTATTGGGATTCGTTACTAAGTGTGACACTTACAACCCTTATATAATGTACAATAGCTCCACTCCGAACTCTTCTGCTAAGCGAGCAGCCGACTTGAACATAAGCATCACCATTATCAAGCCAGACACTACCGCTGGGTCCTTTGCCTTCCATAGAGTATATGTCGGTTAGAGAAAAGCCAGCGCTGCGTAGCTTATCTATGGTGCGAGACATTACACCCTTCTTCCCAACCAATGGCTGTACGATAGATTCAATATATTCCTGAAGCATCACTATTCGAATTAATGTAATTGGGCGACTGGTTGCTGAATCGGTAGAATAGCGACGAGATACGCTAGTTTAAACCGTGCAGATACAGCTTCGTATCTTGCGTGTAATAGTCAAGTTGCACTTGCCGTGAACGGTAACACCATTTCAGCGAAAGTGCATCTATCAAGCTGTTGATAAGGTACTTGTTAGTGTTTAATTAGCCCATTTCAGACAAGTCAATCTCAACCACAGCGTCATCTCCCCGGAAGACATTATCCGTTAGGTCTTCTGTACTGCGCGTGCTATAAAGCGTGAGCGTGGCTTTGTAAGGCAGTTCTCCTGATTCATAGGTGGTGTACAAACGAGCTTTCGTGACCTCAGATGAGGTAATGGCTGCGTGAACTGCTGTGGCAAGTTCATGTGCGTCGACGCTCTGTAGTGTTTTTATATAAAAAAGAGTTAAGTGGATAATTCAAAGCGATTCATAAGTACGATTAGGACAAAGCAATCAACTGCTCCAAGCAAAATTGTTGCTGCCTTTTACAAATTTTGCCAAGTTCCTATTTGGCAACCACATTGGTGTTTTTCAGAGCTTGCGCCACTGCTTCAGATAGAGTCAGAGAGCCTTCAATCAAAGGGAAGATAGTTTCAGACTCGGGGGCATATAAACTGTCAGCCTCAAGGGGGGCAAAATGCTGATATAACAAGTCTGTCGCCAAGTCACTGTTATAAGTACAGTTGATGATGTCACATATTTCCTCCATGGTGTTTAAGATGTCATCCTCATATAAGCAATTAATCTGAAAGTCATCCCTTAACTGGCTATCATAGCTGTCACTTTCAGAGCCAGCCAAGTCATTTTTGAGCGTCTCATAACGTTCCTCGTATTTATCTGAGTCATCGTTGTAGTAAAGTTTTAAAGCTTCGGCAATAATAGGAGCCGCCTGTTTCCAATTTCTGTTCTGCTTCATTGTCATTTTGTTAAAAAGGTTGTTGTGAAAAAATATAGACAATACTCTTTTGCCTGATGCGTAGAGCATCAGCAGTAATGCCTTGGTAAAGACATGTTTATTTCTTCAGACCGCTGTATAAGAGATTAGAATCCTAATACAGTAATCCGGAAAAGCTCATAGGATGATATGGTACACCGGTTTCAATACCGATGAGCTTTTAGAAACGCCAGGAAAAATTCAAGAGTACGATTAGGACAAAACTGCGTCTATGCGCAATCAATACGAAGCTGCGAGCTGTCGTTTAATTACCAAATATTGCGTAGTAAAATAAGTTTCCTATAAAAGTAAAGCATAATTAGTCTGAGTTTGGTATAATGAATATGAAATGATGCCAGTGCTTATGTGCTACTGTATAATAATACAAAGCTACTATTGTAGGTGCTAAAATGCAAGATTTGGATAAAATATTTTTTAAAAAACCTAGTGAATGTTTGAATATTTTTTTCATCATCATAAATGATTGATAATAAATATCTTGCTGGTAGTGGATGTGGCGAACAGGACTGATGAGAAGCTATGCGGTTTATTGTAGCAAATGAGAAACGTCGCTGAAATGCAACTTGTAGCGCTATCCTGTTAGCTCTAAATCAATCTCACATGACCCTCCGTTACCTATCATCGATTGCTTTTACAAGCACCGCCATCATTTTATCCGCTTGCGACAGAGGGCAGAAGCCTACACCAATAGAGACGACTCCCCTGGCAACTCAAGTGCCAAGCGCTACCGAACTGGCGACGGTACCCCTTAATGCTGCTACAGTTTTGACAGCTATGTATGGTGGGGGCGTGGGAGATTCAGCGGTATATGATGGTAGCAAGCAAGTGGAGTCTTCCAATCCTGATAAGCACATTGTTGCCAAGGTGCTGCAGAACCAGCGCTTCCAACGGCATGACAGCACGCTAAGCCTTGTAGTAACTAAGAACTCTTTCGAATGGGGTGCAGGAATACACAATGGTTGGGTCGACGCTGCGCTGTTTCACTTCAGCGATGGGAAATGGCAACTACTGAAGACGCGCCGGCAAGCCGTAATAGCGGGAAGTTTTGGTACATGTGACTGCCAGGTGCAAATGCAGCGGCTACATGTAGGCAACGATGAAAAGATATTTGCCTTCGTGCGCAGCTACAACGTGCATCAAGGTGAATCTGAAACGTTCAGTGTGATAACCGAAGACCTGCTCACTTCTAAGGAAGGCTTTACTACGTACGATTCACAACGAAATGAATGTGAAGAGCCTAGTACTGGCGAAGTGCCAAAGACAGGCTTTTTTGTTACGCGTCAACCAGGTCATGACGACCAGATAGAGCTTGTGTCGTACGAGCCTCAAACAACGGATGGGCGGTGTGCGTGGAAGGACAAGCACCGGAGCTTCACCTATACTCAGTTAATACAAGAGATGCAAAAGCCTCAGTCAGCAGGACTGTAATCTATAAACCACTATCTCGACTCATCCCTCTTAGGTAGGATACACTATTGGTATGACCTTATCC is a genomic window containing:
- a CDS encoding DUF2062 domain-containing protein, with amino-acid sequence MTEPSESALPITPPVAPPQGWVRRRIVQPVLGLLSQGLTAHQLALTVALGTSFGLVPMLGITTLLATFTAVRLRLNVAAILLIAHLWSPVQLLLIIPFMSQGAKLWGSHSPALTLEKLQYLFAHSWAEALRLLWHAMLGGLALWAGGCLVLAPLLYFVLRPVLARFIK
- a CDS encoding YihY/virulence factor BrkB family protein; this translates as MTKVHPPGRARGNFLTDFLLLLRRAAREFGANDPLRLGAATAFFTTFALPPILIILIQLLGSLYSTSQVRTLLLTKLSHLLGYSAAGLVEQILQNVSNIERSRWVTWVGFGFLLFIATTLFGVIQSSLNQLWQIRPSRHTDRFHKVLKERARSLGLLLATGLLSMLAFLSDAALALLASYVRDFDATFGYVLFQLGNQLASLLILVAWFAITFRNLSSAKVPPRAVLRGAVVTAILIDLGENLLGYLLVPRNLGPIYGPASSIVLVLLFVFYSAMIFYFGACFTKAYAHYVGMDIRPKKSAVRYRLVDIIEPEGK
- a CDS encoding SCO family protein — protein: MISSLMMRLPALRTAVLATLLAAAGVLPFACTEKPAEADRLPILGIKLTEPSTPADTLPDPVPSFRLTNQDGQTITNQTFAGKVYVTDFFFASCPDICPKMQSEMLRVYKKFEGNPNVLFLSHTIDPAHDSIPVLRDYAQRLGVNDASRWHFATAPHDTVFALAKAYMAAAQIDKKAAGGYAHDGSFALVDSKRRVRGVYDGMVESQVDQLIHDLPILLKEEAENQQTAAK
- a CDS encoding cytochrome c; protein product: MNPRASRLTRNGWAALVSGGAMVVLSLGGCFTERQNEGAKLYAAHCSNCHGDQGQGLQRLIPPVAAADYVARHRAELPCIIRKGMKGPMTVNGVAYNQVMPGHEDLTDSQITNLLNFLQTNWGNQNQPYTIREASELLGRCNGSDGQ
- a CDS encoding enhanced serine sensitivity protein SseB, with the translated sequence MGLFDFLKKKPEDAPASAPTPTPATDNAATPASTEPATPSGPRYKGSNYQMPPAPAAPPMPHIPPAPPIPLPGTFGEEASQLPDFQPLNILEQLLMQAAVDAQFRSPFYQALLGEEVVVVLSAREGQEPGEITPTEGMEVQLQALHDGKIAVFTAVERIFDNGAVPEGSVTYMRLRGHDFFTMVQGAECALNPFSAVGKLLAADEIQALLSGQLFEMPNPQDLQVSLHQPEPEPTELMDALREYSATQSHIRNVYLAEMRMQHNPAEARLLVAIDTEQQDPAFLQDLGPVIQGKIGETQFVDLMLIDPASEEPLIQYLLQTTPVYQRA